A portion of the Bacillus thuringiensis genome contains these proteins:
- a CDS encoding TIGR02206 family membrane protein → MEAYFSAHPLKSFIPYSRQHVLILFIMLVGIFFLYQYQDVLRQSEWNITVRYAIAFLFIGSEIGLHMWEWKAGIFELATSLPFELCTISLLLASIMIVTKSYRIYEIVFFTGIIGASQAILTPNLQYAFPHFRFIEYFSAHILLIWAPLFMTWVEGYRPTLQSIKRTMIFLNIVIPIVSFVNYKTGGNYMFLARKPETASLLDMLGPHPYYIISLEIAALIGCFILYMPFAKREGHAHKESLGS, encoded by the coding sequence ATGGAAGCTTATTTTAGTGCGCATCCATTAAAATCGTTTATTCCATACTCAAGGCAACATGTCCTTATATTATTTATTATGTTGGTGGGGATATTTTTTCTGTATCAATACCAAGATGTATTACGTCAAAGTGAGTGGAATATAACGGTTCGATATGCAATTGCATTTTTATTTATAGGTAGTGAAATTGGGCTTCATATGTGGGAATGGAAAGCAGGGATTTTTGAGCTAGCTACTTCATTACCGTTTGAATTATGTACAATTAGTTTATTATTAGCGTCGATTATGATCGTAACGAAAAGTTACCGTATATATGAGATTGTATTTTTTACCGGAATTATTGGTGCATCACAAGCCATTTTAACACCAAACTTGCAATATGCTTTTCCGCATTTTCGTTTCATTGAATATTTTAGCGCGCATATATTGCTCATTTGGGCACCACTCTTTATGACTTGGGTGGAAGGCTATAGACCGACTTTGCAATCTATTAAGCGTACGATGATATTTTTAAACATAGTAATTCCAATCGTTTCTTTTGTGAACTACAAAACAGGAGGCAATTATATGTTTTTAGCTCGTAAGCCAGAAACTGCTTCATTACTCGATATGTTAGGGCCGCATCCTTACTATATTATTTCATTAGAAATAGCTGCGCTTATTGGATGTTTTATTTTGTATATGCCGTTTGCGAAAAGAGAAGGGCATGCGCATAAAGAATCACTAGGATCATAA
- a CDS encoding ABC transporter permease, with amino-acid sequence MWTYIKRDKRFWISIGFLLLLVLLSIGNTLWNDGHIRQVTLQYDADENPEVPPFPPSLQFLLGTDRKGYDLLHLVIEGAKWTIGISILIAALRMVIGVFFGVVLGTYIKRGFSKIEAFFDSFTVIPTVMIAYFFLQSANAFGSGEETTTFFERASFQVVLLVLLVMPVIALYVAKEVRKLRTEEFVDAARILGGSRRHIVIKHIFPHLYMPFILVFLQQFTQTLTILLHLGLLEVFFGGTVMFGGQIKEVESYTHEWSGLIGVYFRSLTVNPWIPLVPITFFGLTIFSGNMIVKSIEEAMMKVRLGGEMKKDVVEEEQSAVQSKEELFTFKHTM; translated from the coding sequence ATGTGGACGTATATAAAACGTGATAAAAGATTTTGGATAAGCATTGGGTTTCTTCTCCTATTAGTTCTTTTGAGCATCGGAAATACGTTATGGAATGATGGACATATTAGACAAGTTACATTGCAATATGATGCGGATGAAAATCCAGAAGTGCCACCGTTTCCACCTTCATTACAATTTTTACTCGGGACAGACCGGAAAGGGTATGACCTGTTACATTTAGTCATTGAGGGCGCGAAGTGGACGATTGGTATATCTATTTTAATTGCGGCACTTAGAATGGTAATAGGTGTGTTTTTCGGTGTCGTACTCGGAACGTATATAAAAAGAGGATTTTCAAAAATTGAGGCTTTCTTTGATAGTTTTACAGTTATTCCGACAGTTATGATTGCGTATTTTTTTCTTCAATCTGCAAATGCATTTGGAAGCGGAGAGGAGACAACAACCTTTTTTGAAAGGGCTTCGTTTCAAGTGGTATTACTTGTACTGCTTGTAATGCCAGTTATTGCACTGTATGTGGCGAAGGAAGTTCGTAAATTGCGAACGGAAGAATTTGTTGATGCCGCGCGCATATTAGGTGGATCGAGAAGACATATTGTTATAAAACATATTTTTCCGCATCTCTATATGCCGTTTATACTCGTATTTCTTCAGCAGTTTACGCAGACTCTTACTATTTTACTGCACTTAGGATTACTTGAAGTGTTCTTTGGTGGGACTGTAATGTTTGGTGGACAAATAAAAGAGGTGGAATCTTATACGCATGAATGGTCAGGTTTAATTGGAGTCTATTTTAGATCATTAACAGTGAATCCATGGATCCCTCTCGTCCCAATTACATTTTTCGGGCTTACTATTTTTTCAGGAAATATGATTGTGAAAAGTATAGAAGAGGCGATGATGAAAGTAAGGTTAGGGGGAGAGATGAAGAAGGACGTTGTAGAAGAGGAACAATCTGCTGTGCAGTCAAAAGAAGAGTTATTTACTTTTAAACATACGATGTGA
- a CDS encoding ABC transporter permease: protein MALSSIFAHKMRSILTMLGIIIGISAIITIISMGDGTNAKFKKELGQGKDNEVTIYYKNPDYGPDNAKITSDMLKRLQSVPGVKDVYPDVSMKVKASAGSKDVSLDLKGGTGAFMTDSKIKLVHGRELNDSELNQAIPTVILNEEAFNKLFNGWESNLYTDIKGKPYKVVGVYETKNEFGMAMSEGYTSLENAPVISGVTEYDTVKLTLVSPSERKNVEKEAVSVLNDMKAPKFEHKFEAQDMGEFTKQLDESIGMMKMVFGGIAAISLLVGGIGVMNIMLVSVTERTREIGIRKALGATRGKVLTQFLIESCILTGLGGFIGFMLGIFFAWIVSIFAGWPLVVSKELGLLAVGISMLIGIAFGLLPANKAAKLDPIECLRYE, encoded by the coding sequence ATGGCCCTTTCCTCTATCTTTGCTCATAAAATGCGTTCTATCTTAACGATGCTAGGTATTATTATCGGTATTAGCGCCATTATTACTATCATTTCAATGGGTGATGGTACAAACGCAAAGTTTAAAAAAGAGTTAGGCCAAGGAAAAGATAATGAAGTAACGATTTACTACAAAAACCCTGATTATGGACCAGATAACGCTAAAATTACATCTGATATGCTGAAACGTCTTCAATCTGTTCCTGGAGTTAAAGATGTTTATCCAGATGTAAGTATGAAAGTAAAAGCATCTGCTGGTTCAAAAGATGTCTCTCTTGATTTAAAAGGTGGAACAGGCGCCTTTATGACAGATTCAAAAATAAAATTAGTTCACGGTCGTGAATTAAACGACAGCGAATTAAACCAAGCAATTCCTACTGTTATATTAAATGAAGAAGCTTTCAATAAATTATTTAATGGTTGGGAATCAAATTTATACACAGATATAAAAGGAAAACCATATAAAGTAGTCGGTGTGTACGAAACGAAAAATGAGTTTGGAATGGCTATGTCAGAAGGTTATACATCACTTGAAAACGCCCCTGTAATTTCAGGAGTAACTGAGTATGACACAGTAAAATTAACACTCGTTTCTCCATCGGAACGTAAAAATGTAGAAAAAGAAGCCGTTTCCGTTTTAAACGACATGAAGGCCCCTAAATTTGAGCATAAATTTGAAGCGCAAGATATGGGTGAATTTACGAAGCAACTAGACGAATCAATCGGTATGATGAAAATGGTATTCGGTGGTATTGCTGCTATTTCCTTACTTGTTGGTGGTATCGGTGTAATGAACATCATGCTCGTATCTGTAACAGAACGTACACGTGAGATTGGTATTCGTAAAGCACTTGGTGCAACACGTGGTAAAGTATTAACACAATTCTTAATCGAATCTTGTATTTTAACAGGACTTGGTGGTTTCATCGGATTCATGCTCGGTATTTTCTTCGCTTGGATCGTCTCAATCTTTGCTGGATGGCCACTCGTTGTCTCAAAAGAACTTGGACTTCTTGCAGTAGGTATTTCAATGCTAATCGGTATTGCATTCGGACTACTACCAGCTAACAAAGCTGCAAAACTTGATCCAATTGAATGTTTACGATATGAATAA
- a CDS encoding ABC transporter permease subunit, whose translation MVKKVFLNGMEVTVQFIISILGIICLGALPKLFYGFELHASRYIQSLKEVFVNLMDISNLQYVKGKFLFPQLFVHYKETIIIFLAAFFISLFVAFCIVYVIMSSSPRIQHRIKSFLIFLESIPDILLILVSQILVVWFFKQTGFLPFQIASIGGESIRGLPILCLSIPTTIMFVKMVVLRFENELEKDYVLFAKAKGLGRFHILNRHILRNVLLSTLFFAKTNIFFMLSNLYIIEWIFNTGGIFMFLKSYFGIRVEVFIVSVLLIYIPIFILFKLFHYLIPAAMKERL comes from the coding sequence GTGGTCAAAAAAGTTTTTCTGAATGGGATGGAAGTGACGGTTCAATTTATTATTTCGATTTTGGGTATTATTTGTTTAGGGGCACTGCCGAAATTATTTTATGGATTTGAGCTGCATGCATCAAGGTACATACAGAGTTTAAAAGAAGTGTTTGTGAACTTAATGGATATTTCCAATTTGCAATATGTGAAAGGTAAATTTTTATTTCCGCAGCTGTTCGTCCATTATAAAGAAACGATTATTATTTTTTTAGCTGCTTTTTTTATTTCATTATTTGTAGCATTTTGTATTGTTTATGTAATTATGAGTAGTTCACCGCGTATACAACATCGAATTAAATCATTTCTTATCTTCCTAGAATCCATTCCAGATATCCTTCTTATTTTAGTATCACAAATTTTAGTTGTATGGTTTTTTAAACAAACAGGTTTTTTACCTTTTCAAATTGCTTCAATTGGAGGCGAGTCGATTAGGGGGTTGCCAATATTGTGTTTGAGCATCCCGACTACGATTATGTTTGTAAAAATGGTCGTGCTTCGTTTTGAAAATGAACTAGAAAAAGATTATGTACTATTTGCTAAGGCGAAAGGGCTGGGGCGCTTTCATATTTTAAATCGTCATATTTTACGAAATGTGTTGCTTAGTACATTATTCTTTGCGAAAACGAATATCTTTTTTATGTTATCTAATTTATATATTATAGAATGGATTTTTAATACGGGTGGTATTTTTATGTTTTTGAAATCGTATTTCGGTATTAGAGTTGAGGTTTTCATCGTTAGTGTGCTTCTTATATATATTCCGATTTTTATTTTATTTAAATTGTTTCATTATCTCATTCCGGCTGCGATGAAGGAGAGATTATAA
- a CDS encoding DUF871 domain-containing protein: MERKLGISLYPEHSTKEKDMAYISAAARHGFSRIFTCLLSVNRPKEEIVAEFKEIINHAKDNNMEVILDVAPAVFDQLDISYSDLSFFAELGADGIRLDVGFDGLTEAKMTNNPYGLKIELNVSNDIAYLENILSHQANKSALIGCHNFYPQKFTGLPYDYFIRCSERFKKHGIRSAAFITSHAANIGPWDINDGLCTLEEHRNLPIEVQAKHLWATGLIDDVIIGNAYASEEELEKLGNLNRYMLQLKVQFVDEATEVEKRASLQELHVRRGDITEYMVRSTEVRKKYKDYDFPVRESVLQERGQVVIGNNSFGKYKGELQIILKEMPIDERKNIVGTIAEEELFLLDYVGAWTQFTCVE, from the coding sequence ATGGAGCGTAAATTAGGAATTTCACTTTATCCAGAACATTCAACGAAAGAAAAAGATATGGCTTATATTTCCGCAGCGGCACGACACGGTTTTTCAAGAATATTTACTTGTTTGTTATCTGTGAATCGTCCGAAAGAAGAAATTGTAGCTGAATTTAAAGAGATTATTAATCACGCAAAAGATAACAATATGGAAGTTATTCTAGATGTAGCTCCAGCTGTGTTTGATCAGCTTGATATTAGTTATAGCGATCTATCATTTTTCGCAGAGTTAGGCGCAGACGGTATTCGTTTAGATGTAGGTTTTGACGGATTAACGGAAGCGAAAATGACGAATAATCCGTACGGTTTAAAAATTGAGTTAAATGTAAGTAACGATATTGCGTACTTAGAAAATATTCTTTCGCATCAAGCGAATAAATCAGCTTTAATTGGTTGTCATAATTTTTATCCGCAAAAATTCACTGGTCTTCCGTACGATTATTTCATTCGCTGTAGTGAACGCTTTAAAAAGCATGGTATTCGCAGTGCAGCATTTATTACATCACATGCCGCAAACATCGGTCCATGGGATATTAACGACGGATTATGTACGTTAGAAGAGCATCGTAATTTACCAATTGAAGTGCAAGCGAAGCATTTATGGGCGACAGGGCTAATTGATGATGTCATTATCGGAAATGCTTATGCGAGTGAGGAAGAGTTAGAGAAACTAGGAAACTTAAATCGATACATGTTACAGCTGAAAGTACAATTTGTAGACGAAGCGACTGAAGTAGAGAAGAGAGCCTCGCTGCAAGAATTACATGTAAGACGCGGCGACATAACAGAGTATATGGTACGTTCTACAGAAGTACGTAAAAAATATAAAGACTATGATTTCCCGGTGCGCGAAAGCGTACTACAGGAAAGAGGGCAAGTTGTAATTGGTAACAATTCATTTGGTAAGTATAAAGGTGAACTGCAAATCATTCTAAAAGAAATGCCGATAGATGAACGGAAAAATATTGTCGGTACAATTGCGGAAGAGGAGTTATTCTTACTAGATTACGTAGGGGCTTGGACACAGTTTACTTGTGTGGAATAG
- a CDS encoding efflux RND transporter periplasmic adaptor subunit has product MKKKNKVLITSVVAIGIAAGSYFAFAGGSSEVAMAYSGYKVTEKQIQNAQKFGGEIIPNGIETISFDPTKGTYELAVKKGDEVKKGQLLFKYNDPTAKQGVTEAEMQKKIAQKEVTLFQKQIDAAKQKLQKDKNAGLPAEALKASEAEVGQLESQIEMKKFEVEKADEMIKAAKEKVNTLSVTSPADGVIDDIVKTADEKTGMSGITLRHAGQFKVKGQLSEYELASMKVGQEVTVSSKTVAGKTWTGKVTEIGSTPLKSMDENKTVSNYQFTVTLDNSDELQNGFHVYVTSKSGEATGTIVPKSSIVKKGDKNVVFVVKDGKAKEQAVTVEFETDSEAKVSGVKKGEQIISKPEKDLKDGMEVVVE; this is encoded by the coding sequence ATGAAGAAGAAAAATAAAGTGTTAATTACTAGTGTAGTAGCAATCGGAATTGCAGCTGGATCATACTTTGCATTTGCTGGAGGCAGTTCAGAAGTAGCAATGGCATATAGCGGTTATAAAGTTACGGAAAAACAAATCCAAAACGCACAAAAATTTGGTGGCGAAATTATTCCAAACGGAATTGAAACTATTTCATTCGATCCAACAAAAGGAACATATGAATTAGCTGTTAAAAAAGGCGATGAAGTGAAAAAAGGTCAACTTCTGTTTAAATACAATGATCCTACTGCTAAACAAGGTGTAACAGAAGCAGAAATGCAAAAGAAAATCGCACAAAAAGAAGTAACGTTGTTCCAAAAACAAATTGATGCAGCGAAACAAAAATTACAAAAAGACAAAAATGCAGGCCTTCCTGCTGAAGCATTAAAAGCATCAGAAGCTGAAGTTGGGCAATTAGAATCACAAATTGAAATGAAAAAGTTTGAAGTTGAAAAAGCTGATGAAATGATTAAAGCAGCAAAAGAGAAAGTAAACACTCTTTCTGTAACAAGTCCTGCTGATGGCGTAATTGATGATATCGTAAAAACTGCTGACGAAAAAACAGGTATGAGCGGAATTACTCTTCGTCACGCTGGTCAATTTAAAGTAAAAGGTCAACTTTCTGAATATGAGCTTGCTAGTATGAAGGTTGGGCAAGAAGTAACTGTTTCATCAAAAACTGTCGCTGGTAAGACTTGGACAGGAAAAGTAACAGAAATCGGTTCTACACCATTAAAGAGTATGGACGAAAATAAAACTGTTTCTAACTATCAATTCACTGTCACATTAGATAATAGTGACGAACTACAAAACGGATTCCACGTTTACGTAACAAGTAAATCTGGCGAAGCAACTGGTACAATTGTTCCAAAAAGCAGCATCGTGAAAAAAGGCGACAAAAATGTTGTCTTCGTTGTAAAAGACGGTAAAGCGAAAGAACAAGCAGTTACTGTTGAATTCGAGACTGATAGCGAAGCAAAAGTTTCTGGAGTGAAAAAAGGAGAACAAATTATCTCTAAACCTGAAAAAGACTTAAAAGATGGTATGGAGGTTGTCGTTGAATGA
- a CDS encoding ABC transporter ATP-binding protein yields MINLKGITKSFQNGAESVQILHGIDVTLNQGEFTSIMGPSGSGKSTLMNIIGCLDKPTTGTYELAGQNISNMSETELARVRNKEIGFVFQNFMLLPRLTALQNVELPLIYAGVDKKERRERSLAALTKVGLADRATHLPNELSGGQKQRVAVARAIVNNPKFILADEPTGALDTKTSTQIMDLFYELNKQGSTIIMITHDREIGEAAARQIVIRDGNIVQDWRG; encoded by the coding sequence ATGATTAACTTAAAAGGCATCACGAAATCCTTCCAAAATGGTGCAGAATCCGTTCAAATATTACACGGAATTGACGTAACACTGAACCAAGGAGAATTCACTTCAATTATGGGTCCATCTGGTTCTGGTAAATCAACATTAATGAACATTATCGGCTGTTTAGATAAACCGACGACAGGTACGTACGAACTAGCTGGGCAAAACATTTCAAACATGTCTGAAACAGAACTTGCACGCGTTCGTAATAAAGAGATCGGATTCGTATTCCAAAACTTCATGTTATTACCGAGACTTACAGCACTTCAAAATGTAGAGCTACCTCTTATTTACGCTGGAGTTGATAAAAAAGAAAGACGTGAGCGTTCATTAGCCGCTTTAACAAAAGTAGGCTTAGCTGATCGCGCTACTCACCTGCCGAACGAATTGTCAGGTGGACAAAAGCAGCGTGTCGCTGTTGCACGTGCAATCGTAAATAACCCGAAATTCATTTTAGCCGATGAACCGACGGGAGCACTTGATACGAAAACAAGTACACAAATTATGGACCTCTTTTACGAATTAAACAAACAAGGCTCAACAATCATTATGATTACCCATGACCGTGAAATTGGGGAAGCTGCAGCACGTCAAATTGTAATTCGTGACGGAAATATCGTCCAAGATTGGAGAGGTTAA
- the entC gene encoding cell wall-binding protein EntC, with translation MELLQNINAPLRKLCNFMFFANKKIMVAIMRSTKTNAMEAIMKKFMGIATAAVFGLGIFTTSAKAETIVTTDVLNVRENPTTESKVVGKLLDGYKVNVLHTENGWSKVQLNSGKEAFISADYTKDTYYVTANVLNVRASANTDSEILGKLKKDDVIETTHQVQNDWIQFEYNGKTAYVHVPYLTGKAPVKVQPVVKAEKTTTVQDTAKVREAVKAQEVAETQAKAKAVEATKAREAAEAQAEVKAQEAAKAREAAKAQEAAKAQADAEAQAEAKAQEAAKAREAAKAQADAEAQAAAKAQEAAKAREAAKAQADAEAQAAKAQEAAEAREAAKAKEAAKAQQPATQQPAAKETETSAPSSSRELRVVATAYTADPLENGYKAGDQVKSAMGHNLTANPNMKLIAVDPSVIPLGSKVWVEGYGVAIAGDTGGAIKGNKIDVLMPDKGTSSSWGRKTVTVKVLN, from the coding sequence ATGGAATTGTTACAGAATATTAATGCCCCGTTACGAAAGCTTTGTAATTTTATGTTTTTCGCAAATAAGAAAATAATGGTTGCTATAATGAGGTCAACGAAAACAAATGCAATGGAGGCTATTATGAAAAAATTTATGGGTATAGCAACAGCAGCGGTTTTTGGTCTTGGGATTTTCACAACATCTGCTAAAGCAGAAACTATCGTAACGACTGACGTACTAAACGTACGAGAAAACCCAACTACTGAATCAAAAGTTGTAGGAAAATTATTAGATGGATATAAAGTAAATGTTTTACATACAGAAAATGGTTGGTCAAAAGTTCAATTGAATAGCGGTAAAGAAGCTTTCATAAGCGCTGACTATACAAAAGACACTTACTACGTAACAGCAAACGTATTAAACGTACGTGCTAGTGCAAACACAGATTCAGAGATTCTTGGTAAGTTGAAAAAAGATGATGTAATCGAAACAACACACCAAGTACAAAATGATTGGATTCAATTTGAATATAACGGAAAAACAGCTTATGTTCATGTTCCTTACTTAACAGGTAAAGCACCAGTTAAAGTTCAACCAGTAGTTAAAGCTGAAAAAACAACTACAGTTCAAGATACAGCTAAAGTTCGTGAAGCAGTTAAAGCTCAGGAAGTAGCTGAAACTCAAGCAAAAGCTAAAGCAGTGGAAGCAACTAAAGCTCGCGAAGCAGCTGAAGCTCAAGCAGAAGTTAAAGCTCAAGAAGCGGCGAAAGCTCGTGAAGCAGCTAAGGCTCAAGAAGCAGCTAAAGCTCAGGCAGATGCTGAAGCTCAAGCAGAAGCTAAAGCTCAAGAAGCGGCGAAAGCTCGTGAAGCAGCTAAAGCTCAAGCAGATGCTGAAGCTCAAGCAGCGGCTAAGGCTCAAGAAGCAGCTAAAGCTCGTGAAGCGGCTAAAGCTCAAGCAGATGCTGAAGCTCAAGCGGCTAAGGCTCAAGAAGCAGCTGAAGCTCGTGAAGCGGCTAAAGCTAAAGAAGCAGCTAAAGCTCAACAACCAGCTACACAACAACCTGCTGCAAAAGAAACTGAAACAAGTGCACCATCATCTTCTCGTGAGTTACGTGTTGTAGCAACAGCTTACACAGCAGATCCACTTGAAAATGGTTATAAAGCAGGCGACCAAGTAAAATCAGCTATGGGTCACAACTTAACAGCTAATCCAAACATGAAACTAATTGCAGTTGATCCAAGTGTCATTCCATTAGGTTCAAAAGTATGGGTTGAAGGTTACGGAGTAGCAATCGCTGGTGATACTGGTGGAGCTATTAAAGGAAATAAAATCGACGTTTTAATGCCAGATAAAGGCACATCAAGTAGCTGGGGACGTAAAACAGTTACAGTTAAAGTATTAAACTAG
- a CDS encoding FtsX-like permease family protein: protein MDFLEVSKRSIKRNVKDYFLYFISLVGSIIIYFTFVSIKRNESVVALLKESDKVETTFTFAQILLIIFLTIFIFYCNSFFLRKKKKEIALYSLLGIRKEEIAKLLFYETLLVGAAASVLGIISGLFIANICAGLLVKLMGSAFTFTFTISFVSIVEVLITIGAIFFIASWKSKKLIYEHRLVELLYGENQKEEAPTYSSKKAKSAIVLLFIGYVVAFSTLIFGVVMLLLTGLVIFGLIVKGTFLLFEQYTVKSLHKVKEDKKKYWNGTNILSISSLFFRIKGNVKMLALLSLLSAVTLCTIGMSSSMYYGAKKTAKLMNPVSYEYVTTGKELDKKVSEEIQKHELGIKNETSITMLSMQGNIDGEQMLTGYLIGNGNVQIIKVTDYNKLASMLGHKQVILGSEKEVVLLDPYKSYNIEKNSLEGNHVSFEGMKSGLTIVDHREETVVSAKLAPVGLVVQESLFNKLQKGKDVSTVSGFIVEGNGSRELTERIGAIIPKEAKFQSFEKTNQSELQDGAVLLFASVFLGIVFILATGCILYFKQITEAMSERPAYGMLKKIGLTKKEARESVRKQVGAIFLAPFMLAICHTFFAFLSLMGFGGMFEYSLPLLGSIGVYIVIYFGYYMLTVRSYTNTVFNDRK, encoded by the coding sequence ATGGATTTTTTAGAAGTATCAAAACGTAGTATAAAACGAAATGTGAAAGATTATTTTCTATACTTTATTTCATTAGTAGGCAGCATTATTATTTATTTTACATTCGTATCGATTAAACGAAATGAAAGTGTAGTAGCTCTTTTGAAAGAGTCAGATAAGGTGGAAACGACGTTTACGTTTGCACAAATTTTGTTAATTATCTTTTTAACGATATTTATTTTTTATTGTAATAGCTTCTTTTTGCGAAAGAAGAAAAAAGAAATTGCACTATATAGTTTATTAGGTATTCGTAAAGAAGAAATTGCGAAATTACTCTTTTATGAAACATTATTAGTTGGTGCTGCGGCAAGTGTATTAGGTATCATTTCAGGTTTGTTTATAGCCAATATATGCGCAGGGCTTCTTGTGAAGTTAATGGGAAGTGCATTTACTTTTACATTTACGATTTCATTTGTATCAATAGTAGAAGTTCTTATAACGATAGGTGCCATTTTCTTTATTGCATCATGGAAAAGTAAAAAGTTAATTTATGAACATCGTTTAGTTGAATTATTGTACGGGGAAAATCAGAAAGAAGAGGCACCTACTTATTCAAGTAAGAAAGCGAAAAGTGCAATTGTATTACTTTTTATAGGGTATGTGGTGGCATTTTCAACTTTAATTTTTGGAGTAGTGATGTTACTCCTTACAGGGTTAGTCATTTTTGGATTAATTGTAAAAGGTACGTTTTTATTATTTGAGCAGTACACAGTGAAATCACTGCATAAAGTAAAAGAAGACAAGAAGAAATATTGGAATGGGACGAACATTTTATCAATTTCTTCATTGTTCTTTAGAATAAAAGGAAATGTAAAGATGCTGGCGTTATTATCTTTATTAAGTGCGGTAACACTATGCACAATTGGTATGAGTTCTAGTATGTATTATGGAGCGAAGAAAACGGCGAAACTTATGAATCCAGTTAGTTATGAGTATGTAACGACTGGGAAGGAATTAGATAAGAAAGTCAGTGAAGAGATTCAAAAACATGAGTTAGGAATTAAAAATGAAACGTCTATAACTATGCTCTCTATGCAAGGAAATATAGATGGAGAACAAATGTTAACAGGATATTTAATAGGTAATGGTAATGTACAAATTATAAAAGTGACAGATTATAATAAATTAGCTTCTATGTTAGGTCATAAACAAGTTATTCTCGGTTCTGAAAAGGAAGTTGTTTTATTAGATCCGTATAAATCATATAACATCGAAAAGAATTCTCTTGAAGGAAATCATGTGTCCTTTGAAGGAATGAAGAGTGGTTTAACAATCGTTGATCACCGCGAAGAAACAGTTGTTAGTGCGAAACTTGCACCAGTGGGGCTTGTTGTTCAAGAGTCATTATTTAATAAGTTGCAGAAAGGAAAGGATGTTTCAACAGTTAGTGGATTTATCGTTGAAGGGAACGGTAGTAGAGAGTTAACGGAAAGAATAGGAGCTATTATTCCGAAAGAAGCGAAATTCCAATCATTTGAGAAGACGAATCAATCTGAATTGCAAGATGGTGCAGTATTATTATTTGCAAGTGTATTTTTAGGGATTGTCTTTATTCTTGCAACAGGCTGTATTTTATACTTTAAACAAATAACAGAAGCAATGTCAGAGCGACCGGCATACGGAATGTTAAAGAAAATCGGATTAACGAAGAAGGAAGCAAGGGAGTCTGTAAGAAAGCAAGTCGGTGCAATATTTTTAGCACCATTCATGCTTGCGATATGTCATACGTTCTTTGCGTTTTTAAGCTTGATGGGATTTGGAGGAATGTTTGAATATAGTCTTCCTCTGCTCGGTAGTATAGGGGTATATATCGTGATTTACTTTGGTTATTATATGTTAACGGTTCGTTCGTACACGAATACAGTATTTAATGATAGAAAATAA